tataaaaacaataacaaaGAACTCTTTAGCCTGACTTTACACATCAGTGAAGAGTGTCTTTTTGCAGTCTAAAAGCTATATACAATATTCGTGTGCTGTCACTTTCATAAGCAACAGATTctttgtaagattttttttttaatctcctctGTATTGTCTTAATAACCTTGCCTATTACAGCACTTCATGAAAATGCATGCTGAAAAGAAGCACAAATGTGACAAATGCGGAAACTCATATGGCACCGAGTGGGATCTAAAGAGGCATATTGGATACTGTGGAAAAACGTTTAAGTGCACGTGCGGGTGTCCCTATGCCAGCAGAACGGCCCTGTTATCTCATACCCACAGGATGGGCCACGAGATTCCTATTGAACACAGGTAAATGATTTCGCCTTTATGTGTAAGACATTagaaacttttactgaaggttggGTTAAAAGAATAAATTGAGGAACCATTATTCTAACACATGAACTAGAGGAAAGGGCAGCAGTGCCCAATGACACTAGTTAGTGGTGAGAGACAGTTCTCATAGCAGGGAAGCCTCAGCACGGATGTGATTGTAAGACTTATTCTAAGAGAGAGATGAATTATTTGTCCTTGATATGCCTCGATGGTCATAGTATGCTAGGAATGATGCTGTAAATTGGCCATGCATTCTAGATTGTTAAAGGGCATACCAAAAAGGGGGGGAAATAATTTTAATGCACCCTCTACACACAGAAAGGGATTAttaactgtaagagcagtgagaccatGGAATTCTGTGCCAGAGGAagcggtcatggtgaactcaataaaaggcttcaaaaaggggcctggatgcatttagACAGAGCAATGATATTACTGGTCAATgttactacagggtgggccatttatatggatacaccttaatataatgggaatggttggtgatattaacttcctgtttgtggcacattagtatatgtgagggggggggggggggacttttcaagaagggtaatgaccatggcggccattttgaatataactttagttttttcaataggaagagggtcatgtgacatcaaactttttgggaatttcacaagaaaaacaatgatgtgcttggttttaatgtaactttattctttcatgagttatttacaagtttctgaccacttataaaatgtgttcaatgtgctgcccattgtgttggattgtcaatgtaaccctcttctcccactcttcacacactgatagcaacaccgcaggagaaatgctagcacatgcttccagtatccgtatacactgctatatacaactatatacaccgcaggagaaatgctagcacaggcttccagtatctgtatacactgctatatacaactatatacaccgcaggagaaatgctagcacaggcttccagtatccgtatacactgctatatacaactatatacaccgcaggagaaatgctagcacaggcttccagtatccgtagtttcaggtgctgcagaatgggcaaaacaaaaattggaacaggaccctcagtttacgcagaagattttgttcagtgatgaggaaaacttttatgtgaatggggaagttaacaaacaaaaccaccgctattggtctgacactaacccacattggatagatccctccaagactgttggaacacaaacatttatggtatggtgtggtatatggggtacaaagatggtggggccattcttcatcaatggaaacctcaaggcctctggatatgcgaaattgctacattgcccccaaggtctccccatctgacccccttagacttttatctttggtgtcatctgaaggcaattgtctatgctgtgaagatacgagatgtgcagcacctgaaactacggatactggaagcctgtgctagcatttctcctgcggtgtatatagttgtatatagcagtgtatacggatactggaagcctgtgctagcatttctcctgcggtgtatatagttgtatatagcagtgtatacggatactggaagcctgtgctagcatttttcctgcggtgtatatagttgtatatagcagtgtatatggatactggaagcctgtgctagcatttctcctgcggtgtatataattgtatatagcagtgtatacggatactggaagcctgtgctagcatttctcctgcggtgtatatagttgtatatagcagtgtatacggatactggaagcctgtgctagcatttctcctgcggtgtatatagtagtatatagcagtgtatacggatactggaagcctgtgctagcatttctcctgcggtgtatatagttgtatatagcagtgtatacggatactggaagcctgtgttagcatttctcctgcggtgttgctatcagtgtgtgaagagtgggagaagagggttgcattgacaatccaacacaatgggcagcacattgaacacattttataagtggtcagaaacttgtaaataactcatgaaagaataaagttacgttaaatccaagcacatcattttttttcttgtgaaattcccaataagtttgatgtgtcacatgaccctcttcctattgaaaaaacaaaagttggattcaaaatggccgacttcaaattagccgccatggtcactacccatcttgaaaagtttcccccctcacatatactaatgtgccacaaacaggtagttattatcaccaaccattcccattttattaaggtgtatccatataaatggcccactctgtagATTCTGAAGGGGGGGGAATTAATCTTGGGATTTATTGCCAGACTTTGATTCAGTGATTTTTGCCTATACAGTGAGAATTGACAACCATTTCTTGGAGGTATACTTGAGAAGTTTCCCAACATATATGCCAAATACACAAATACCATGATGTGAGACACActcacaatgtaagtctatggagcgtGTCTGGATCACATGACAGAGCAGAGGGGAAAATGCGGCAGGGCAGAATTTTCTTAACTTTTTGTCCTGGTCTGCTAActtgtcatttggaaaaacttttgacatgtacaAGTACTCTTTTACATGGAAAAcgcagaatgtgtcggcagataagaaccatttgtccCAGCAGAGAacccaggacgtaaatgtatgtcatggtagcCTGGGacatggcgtacatttacgtcatgaacGTGAAGCAGGCACAGGAGCTGCGCTTGTTTCATGCATGGTTAGTCCTGGGACCTCGCCGCTAATGGCTGACCTCAGCGATCTTGCTGATgtcgtcattaaccccttaagtaccaagcccattttggccttaaagaccgggccaattttcatttttgcattttcgttttttcctcctctcattTTAAAATGCATAACTTTTatcttttcacctacagacccatatgagggcttgttttttgtgcgaacaATTTTAGTAttgacttctttcattttaccataaaatgtacggcacaacccaaaaaaatacttgCTCgcggaaatttataagaaaactgcattttgctaattttgggtggggggtggggggtttacgCAGTGTACTTTgaggtaaaaatgatacattatctttattctgtaggtaaatgcgattaaaacgataccacatttatatagtttttctattattgattaaaatgctactttttttttacaaaattcgtatgcataaaattgtcattttctgaccctctaactttttattttttatttttccatatacagggatgtatgatggcttattttttgcgctgtgatctgtagtttttatccgtaccatttttgttttgatgggacttcttgatagctttttataaaaaaaatgttttcaatatatgatgtgattagGTGTTTGGTGTTTTTATACATTTACGCAGTTTACCATGTGGGATCGTaaacgttatattttaatagtttgggcatttacacacgcggcgataacatataagtaaatttttttttttttgtaaaatgggaaaataagggggattttattagaggagggtttttttatataatttttattttttattttacactttttaaatctCCATAGGTGACTTTTATTTGCAATCATTAAATCTAAaggcccctcccccaaagaaaataaAGCTGATCTCTGGTCACATCATGTCAGATAAgtttctttttaataaaaaacaaagttctatgaaaataaaaaatggtaacaataaaaactatagatcctGAAGCAAAAactttgccctcatacagctccgtatacagaaaaataaagttataagggtaactatgtaaacatgggtattgttttaatcgcattgacccacagaataaacattacattaaatttttttcctgtaaagtgcaagaggaaaaaaaaaaaactttacttcactgtacattttatggtaaaatgaacagTATCATTGCTAAGCACAAAAGACCCTGCAAAAGCACTCATATAAGCGATGTCTGTTGAAAGGCAAGCAGGGAAAGCtaaaatgcaaacattttaatTGGTTGTGTCTTTGAAGCCAAAAATGGGCTGTGACCTCAGATACAACCAGCTACAGCAGCCTAGCTTTATCAGGGTGAAAAGGTCTATGATGGATTACAGCCGAGGAGCCATGACTGTTAGCAGCCACATGCCCAACTGACTACTGTCACCACTTGTTATATAGGGGAAAACTTAGTGATGGGCTCTATTTAAGAGCAGAAGGTGTCAGATTATGCAGCACATTGCAGTATGGGGATTGTTTATTGTAGTCTAGTGCCCCTTCTACTCTTGCAGGCATCACCAGATTAGAGTAAACCAGCGATGTATGAAGATTCAATGGTTTTACTTCTGGGCAGGAGTGCAGAGCACTATTCCTATTCCACTTTTATCATTTGCAAAAAATATTAAATGGTTTGAACTGTTATGAAACAAGTGTATGTAATATGTGGTTTGCTTGCAGAGACCCACCTGTAAAGAAACGAAAACTAGAAGCATCTAAACAAAACCAGAAAACTGTGATGGAAGATCCACCCAACGTGTCTGCAACAACTGCAAGTGTTGGCCTGCAGATGTCGGACATAAAGGCTCTTACTACCAATGAAGCATATGTGAATTCCTATGTGACAGAGATGCCTTCTATTCAATCAAACCAAGCACAAAAGCTTCTTTTACCAAAACCGAAACTGACATTTATTAAGTTACCTGTGGTGCACCTGGCCCATCTGCCAGTCCTTGTCTCATCTGCGGAGTGCTCCATGAAGCCCATGGTTGTGACCGTTAATAATCAAGGGCCCATAATGAGCACCTTACAAATAGTACCTCAGTATAATGGGACTGTTCTttctagtgtagatagagaggctACCTTATCTAGTAGTCCAGTAGGTTCTGTAAACACATACGTGCAGGTTGGTGTGGAAGGATCATTGCCACCTGTCTCTAACACAGTGGACACCATAACTACTAAAGCCAGAACCACATCTGATGTACAAACAGACTTATCATTTTTCTCGCCCGATATGTTGCCAAATAACTCTTGGACAGCCACTGAATCTTGTGTGTCATCCTTTTCTCAAACAGACTTATCATTTAGTGCCCAAATATCTCTACCTGTTAGTGTGGAGACTCAGACTTTTCAAGAAAGTGGTGCTTTTCCCACAAAATCTCAGTCAGAGGCCTCAGTCAATTCCAGTGGCCCTTTTGGCATTTCTCGGGAAACTCAAACAAACACTATCTCTATGTTAAGAGACAACTCGTTGCTGGTGGACCAGTCAGTCATGTGTGATAATATTTTTACTAGCGCTTGTTCCCTTTACACTGTGTCTACACAAACAAGCCAGGCAGGCCCTACTTATATTTCTGGATCATTAGGACAAAATTTACTGGAAACAAATAACCTCAAAGACATAAGGGAAGAGGAAATTAAGCAGACCTCCTTCATAAACTTTAACTCTCAAAATGGAACATTCCCAGCACAAAACATGACCGATAACCAAACCCAAACCATGGAACTCTTGAGTGATCTTGAAAAGATCTTGTCGGACAACATATCCAACCAGTCGATGTCTGGTGGAGACACTAATTTGTCATCCAATTGTAATCAGAACCCAAGCATAGATTTTGACATAGATGAGTTCTTTTCTGCCTCAAACATCCAGACTCAAACAGAGGAGAGTGTGTTAGGCAACCTTAATTCTGAATATTTAGATATCGAAACGCAAACAGACTTCTTGTTTTCCAAAGACTCTACACAGTCCTTCACGAACAAAGGAAACTCAAACATTCTTGGCATGGAAATGTTTGATAC
The sequence above is a segment of the Hyla sarda isolate aHylSar1 chromosome 6, aHylSar1.hap1, whole genome shotgun sequence genome. Coding sequences within it:
- the ATMIN gene encoding ATM interactor isoform X1, with the protein product MAAHGGPRVRALYSCEHWEIVKPSVSELSREVRTNILCTVNGCGKVLPNPPALNMHLVKSHGVQQDGITNPTLRKDLKASQKLYCCPIEGCPRGTNRPFSQFSRVKQHFMKMHAEKKHKCDKCGNSYGTEWDLKRHIGYCGKTFKCTCGCPYASRTALLSHTHRMGHEIPIEHRDPPVKKRKLEASKQNQKTVMEDPPNVSATTASVGLQMSDIKALTTNEAYVNSYVTEMPSIQSNQAQKLLLPKPKLTFIKLPVVHLAHLPVLVSSAECSMKPMVVTVNNQGPIMSTLQIVPQYNGTVLSSVDREATLSSSPVGSVNTYVQVGVEGSLPPVSNTVDTITTKARTTSDVQTDLSFFSPDMLPNNSWTATESCVSSFSQTDLSFSAQISLPVSVETQTFQESGAFPTKSQSEASVNSSGPFGISRETQTNTISMLRDNSLLVDQSVMCDNIFTSACSLYTVSTQTSQAGPTYISGSLGQNLLETNNLKDIREEEIKQTSFINFNSQNGTFPAQNMTDNQTQTMELLSDLEKILSDNISNQSMSGGDTNLSSNCNQNPSIDFDIDEFFSASNIQTQTEESVLGNLNSEYLDIETQTDFLFSKDSTQSFTNKGNSNILGMEMFDTQTQTDLNYFLDSNSHMRLGNILKQSNFSMSTDSSDAESTTDVASTSKNQPCSTLESHVQQNCAETQTTDSSFDTLGSLFLTSNETQTAMDDFLLADLAWNTMESQFSSVETQTCEKRFSLFSEKSDN
- the ATMIN gene encoding ATM interactor isoform X2, which codes for MAAHGGPRVRALYSCEHWEIVKPSVSELSREVRTNILCTVNGCGKVLPNPPALNMHLVKSHGVQDGITNPTLRKDLKASQKLYCCPIEGCPRGTNRPFSQFSRVKQHFMKMHAEKKHKCDKCGNSYGTEWDLKRHIGYCGKTFKCTCGCPYASRTALLSHTHRMGHEIPIEHRDPPVKKRKLEASKQNQKTVMEDPPNVSATTASVGLQMSDIKALTTNEAYVNSYVTEMPSIQSNQAQKLLLPKPKLTFIKLPVVHLAHLPVLVSSAECSMKPMVVTVNNQGPIMSTLQIVPQYNGTVLSSVDREATLSSSPVGSVNTYVQVGVEGSLPPVSNTVDTITTKARTTSDVQTDLSFFSPDMLPNNSWTATESCVSSFSQTDLSFSAQISLPVSVETQTFQESGAFPTKSQSEASVNSSGPFGISRETQTNTISMLRDNSLLVDQSVMCDNIFTSACSLYTVSTQTSQAGPTYISGSLGQNLLETNNLKDIREEEIKQTSFINFNSQNGTFPAQNMTDNQTQTMELLSDLEKILSDNISNQSMSGGDTNLSSNCNQNPSIDFDIDEFFSASNIQTQTEESVLGNLNSEYLDIETQTDFLFSKDSTQSFTNKGNSNILGMEMFDTQTQTDLNYFLDSNSHMRLGNILKQSNFSMSTDSSDAESTTDVASTSKNQPCSTLESHVQQNCAETQTTDSSFDTLGSLFLTSNETQTAMDDFLLADLAWNTMESQFSSVETQTCEKRFSLFSEKSDN
- the ATMIN gene encoding ATM interactor isoform X3, encoding MKMHAEKKHKCDKCGNSYGTEWDLKRHIGYCGKTFKCTCGCPYASRTALLSHTHRMGHEIPIEHRDPPVKKRKLEASKQNQKTVMEDPPNVSATTASVGLQMSDIKALTTNEAYVNSYVTEMPSIQSNQAQKLLLPKPKLTFIKLPVVHLAHLPVLVSSAECSMKPMVVTVNNQGPIMSTLQIVPQYNGTVLSSVDREATLSSSPVGSVNTYVQVGVEGSLPPVSNTVDTITTKARTTSDVQTDLSFFSPDMLPNNSWTATESCVSSFSQTDLSFSAQISLPVSVETQTFQESGAFPTKSQSEASVNSSGPFGISRETQTNTISMLRDNSLLVDQSVMCDNIFTSACSLYTVSTQTSQAGPTYISGSLGQNLLETNNLKDIREEEIKQTSFINFNSQNGTFPAQNMTDNQTQTMELLSDLEKILSDNISNQSMSGGDTNLSSNCNQNPSIDFDIDEFFSASNIQTQTEESVLGNLNSEYLDIETQTDFLFSKDSTQSFTNKGNSNILGMEMFDTQTQTDLNYFLDSNSHMRLGNILKQSNFSMSTDSSDAESTTDVASTSKNQPCSTLESHVQQNCAETQTTDSSFDTLGSLFLTSNETQTAMDDFLLADLAWNTMESQFSSVETQTCEKRFSLFSEKSDN